One bacterium genomic window, CCTCTACCAATGGTTAAACAAGAATCAATTGCCCTTATTCCTGTTTCTAGTATCTTCTCTATCCTTGGTCTTTTTAATGGGTCAGGAGATTCTGCAAATATAGGATAAGAGGCATCTACAATAATTGGATCTTTTCCATCAATCGGCATACCCATCCCATTTAATACCCTTCCCTTTAGCCCTTCTGAAACACCAACCCTTAAAGGCGAGCCGGTTGCGGAAACCTCATCAAAAGCCTTTATTCCCTCTGTCTCTCCTATTGGCATCAATAGAATATTTTTATCCCTAAATCCAACAACCTCTGCCATAATCCTCTTATTTAAAGAGGAAATAAAGCATATCTCACCAATTGAAGCAGAAGGTCCCTCTGATTCTACAACAAGACCAATTACTTGTTTCACCCTTCCCTTTACTTGAATTGGGTCAATCCCTTCAATTCGTGCTTTAAGGCTTTGTGCACCCATCTTTTATCACATTAAGCTGATTATCAATTGTAGCATCAATTATCCCAAAATCAAAATAAATTTTGCATCCACCTGGCTCAATAGATGAGGAAGAAACAATATCTGTTTCTTTCAGAAATCCCTTTGCAATTTCTATATCATCTGGATTTAAAAGAAGCTTTATTTTGCTATTCTGTGCCTTTTTTATTGCCTCCTTTATATTTCTTAATACTATTTCCTTTTTAATTGATACCTCATCCTTTACTATCCTTTTTGCTATTAAAAAGGAGAGTTCAAGGACAATGTTTTCATCCATCTTCTTCAAGGAAGAATCATACAACGAATTTAGGGATGATAAAATTCCCTTTATTGATGCAATAATCCTTGTTATTTCAGTTTCGCCCTTTCTTTTTCCCTCCTCAATTCCATGGGCAAATCCCTCCTTATATCCTTTATCTTTTATCTCATCTTGCTTTTTAAGGGCTTCATCCACAATAGACCTTGCCTTTTCTTCTGCCTCTTTTCTAACATATTCTTCTATATTTAAAAGGTTTTTTCTCTTTTCTGAAATCTCGTCCTCAAGTTTCTTTAGAATTTCATTATCCTGCTTTATTTTATTCTCCAGCCTTTCAATTAAGGTTCTTCCCTCTCCAATAAAAGCCTCTCTTGCTTTTATAACAACCTCTCCATTTATAGATGGCGATTTATAAATCATTATTAAAAAATTTTAAATTATTATAGTATCTTCCATCACTTAGTGCAAAAATAGTATTTAAGAAATTTTGCATTCTAAATTTTGAATTTTGGATTGAAGGTTAAGTTTTATAAAATTTTTCCCCTTTTAATTCAAAATTCATCATTCTATTATCGCCTCTTTTCCCTTTCCTCCACGAGAGATCATAATTTCACCAGATTCTTCTAATTGCCTGATTGTGCCTATTATCTTCTGTTGGACCTCCTCTACCTCAGATAGCTTC contains:
- a CDS encoding FliH/SctL family protein, with the protein product MIYKSPSINGEVVIKAREAFIGEGRTLIERLENKIKQDNEILKKLEDEISEKRKNLLNIEEYVRKEAEEKARSIVDEALKKQDEIKDKGYKEGFAHGIEEGKRKGETEITRIIASIKGILSSLNSLYDSSLKKMDENIVLELSFLIAKRIVKDEVSIKKEIVLRNIKEAIKKAQNSKIKLLLNPDDIEIAKGFLKETDIVSSSSIEPGGCKIYFDFGIIDATIDNQLNVIKDGCTKP